In the Pristiophorus japonicus isolate sPriJap1 chromosome 5, sPriJap1.hap1, whole genome shotgun sequence genome, one interval contains:
- the LOC139264263 gene encoding interferon-induced protein with tetratricopeptide repeats 5-like, which produces MSNTLNDCLKAKLGELQCQFTWAPQKDSIDLEDMKYRLHNLIQAGVKYQAMSYNHLAFVNCLQGNCEEAIQNLKEAEKILRENHEHEFKRRSIITYGNYAWVYYHMGQLTEAQSYLDKLERICKQLTDGSRYTALIPEVYGEKGWSLLSSAAQYYEEAKECFEKALEEDPDDTEWNAGYATVLFRLEGGPGISENGEPSQSVKQLRRVLELDPDDSVAMVLLALKLQESKQKEKALQLVEQALQKSPDLPYVTRYAARFLRKEGDVEKAIELLKKALEIIPHSSFLHHQVGLCYRNKVYQLINHPGSKDPSNPAFQQKAELINQCKYHFEKAFEQKPSFIFARLDFAKICSLNGEYLKAEKIYSDFLQLEDNHPDKQSVYLQIGLFELHQKRSESNAINYFLEGLKFQRDTKAWQLCHENLRKIATKQIDRNPRNSKAFGVLGLLHQQDGKKCKAIECFEKALEFDCGNEEYLSALCKLRLSISQ; this is translated from the exons ATGAG CAACACACTGAACGATTGTTTGAAAGCGAAACTCGGCGAGCTTCAATGTCAATTCACGTGGGCCCCACAGAAAGACAGTATTGACTTGGAGGACATGAAGTATAGATTACACAATTTAATACAGGCTGGTGTGAAATATCAGGCCATGTCTTACAACCACCTCGCTTTTGTAAACTGTCTGCAAGGCAACTGTGAAGAGGCAATTCAAAACTTAAAGGAAgctgaaaaaattctgagggaaaaTCATGAACATGAATTTAAAAGAAGAAGCATCATCACCTATGGAAACTATGCCTGGGTATATTATCACATGGGCCAACTGACAGAGGCCCAGTCCTACCTCGACAAGCTGGAGAGGATCTGTAAACAATTGACTGATGGCTCTCGGTATACAGCGCTGATACCTGAAGTATacggggagaagggttggtcactGTTGAGTTCTGCTGCTCAATACTATGAAGAGGCAAAGGAATGTTTTGAGAAAGCTCTGGAGGAAGATCCTGATGATACTGAATGGAATGCTGGCTATGCGACTGTTCTGTTTCGTCTGGAAGGAGGTCCTGGTatctcagagaatggtgaacccaGTCAATCAGTGAAGCAGTTGCGACGTGTGCTGGAACTTGATCCAGATGACTCTGTCGCCATGGTGCTGTTGGCTCTAAAACTGCAAGAGTCCAAACAAAAGGAGAAAGCACTGCAATTAGTTGAACAAGCATTGCAGAAGTCCCCTGATCTTCCATATGTAACTCGTTATGCAGCAAGATTTCTGAGAAAAGAAGGAGATGTGGAAAAAGCTATAGAGCTGTTGAAGAAAGCATTAGAAATTATCCCACACTCTTCCTTCTTACACCACCAAGTAGGTCTGTGTTACAGAAACAAAGTATATCAGTTGATCAATCATCCAGGCAGCAAAGACCCTAGCAATCCTGCTTTTCAACAGAAAGCTGAATTGATCAATCAATGCAAgtaccattttgaaaaggcatttgagCAGAAGCCATCATTTATTTTTGCACGATTAGATTTTGCAAAAATCTGTTCATTAAATGGGGAATATCTCAAAGCAGAGAAGATCTACAGCGATTTCCTGCAATTAGAAGATAATCATCCTGATAAGCAGTCCGTATATTTGCAGATTGGGTTATTTGAACTGCACCAGAAAAGATCGGAATCAAATGCCATCAACTATTTTCTGGAAGGACTTAAATTTCAACGTGACACAAAAGCTTGGCAATTGTGTCATGAAAacttgagaaagattgcaacaaaACAAATTGACAGGAATCCCAGAAACAGCAAGGCCTTTGGTGTTCTTGGGTTACTGCACCAGCAGGATGGGAAGAAGTGCAAAGCTATTGAATGCTTTGAAAAGGCCTTGGAGTTTGATTGTGGCAATGAAGAATATCTAAGTGCTCTTTGTAAATTACGCCTTTCTATCAGTCAATGA